One segment of Drosophila ananassae strain 14024-0371.13 chromosome 3R, ASM1763931v2, whole genome shotgun sequence DNA contains the following:
- the LOC6492907 gene encoding alcohol dehydrogenase yields MALSLTNKNVVFVAGLGGIGLDTTKELLKRDLKNLVILDRIDNPVVIAELKTINPKVTVTFIPYDVTVPITETKKLLKTIFDKLKTVDILINGAGILDDHQIERTIAVNYTGLVNTTTAILDFWDKRKGGPGGIICNIGSVTGFNAIYQVPVYSGTKAAVVNFTSSLAKLAPITGVTAYTVNPGITRTTLVHKFNSWLDVEPQVAEKLLAHPTQSSQACGENFVKAIELNQNGAIWKLDRGTLEAIQWSKHWDSGI; encoded by the exons ATGGCACTATCACTCACCAACAAGAACGTGGTCTTCGTGGCTGGCCTGGGAGGCATTGGCCTGGACACCACCAAGGAGCTGCTCAAGCGCGACCTGAAGAACCTGGTGATCCTGGACCGCATCGACAACCCGGTTGTCATTGCCGAGCTGAAGACAATCAATCCCAAGGTGACCGTCACCTTCATTCCCTACGATGTGACCGTGCCCATTACCGAGACCAAGAAGCTGCTGAAGACCATCTTCGACAAGCTGAAGACCGTGGACATCCTGATCAACGGAGCTGGCATCCTGGATGACCACCAGATCGAGCGCACCATCGCCGTCAACTACACGGGTCTGGTGAACACCACCACCGCCATTCTGGACTTCTGGGACAAGCGCAAGGGCGGACCAGGTGGCATCATCTGCAACATTGGCTCCGTAACCGGCTTCAACGCCATCTACCAGGTGCCCGTCTACTCTGGCACCAAGGCTGCCGTTGTCAACTTCACCAGCTCCCTAGCC AAACTGGCTCCCATCACCGGAGTGACCGCCTACACCGTGAACCCCGGCATCACCCGCACCACCCTGGTGCACAAGTTCAACTCCTGGCTGGATGTGGAGCCCCAGGTGGCCGAGAAGCTGCTGGCGCACCCCACCCAGTCCTCCCAGGCCTGCGGCGAGAACTTCGTCAAGGCCATCGAGCTCAACCAGAACGGCGCCATCTGGAAGCTCGACCGGGGCACCCTGGAAGCCATCCAGTGGAGCAAGCACTGGGACTCCGGCATCTAA
- the LOC6492908 gene encoding alcohol dehydrogenase-related 31 kDa protein, translating into MFDLTGKHVCYVADCGGIALETSKVLMTKNIAKLAILQSVENPQAIAQLQSIKPSTQIFFWTYDVTIAREEMKQYFDEVMVQMDYIDVLIYGATLCDENNIAATINTNLTGMMNTVATVLPYMDRKMGGSGGLIVNVTSVIGLDPSPVFCAYSASKFGVIGFTRSLADPLYYSQNGVAVMAVCCGPTTVFVDRELKAFLEYGQSFADRLRHAPCQSTAVCGQNIVNAIQRGENGQIWIADKGGLELVKLHWYWHMADQFLHYMQSKDDDDQN; encoded by the exons ATGTTCGATTTGACGGGCAAGCATGTCTGCTATGTGGCGGACTGTGGAGGAATCGCACTCGAGACCAGCAAGGTTCTCATGACCAAGAACATAGCG AAACTTGCTATATTACAAAGTGTCGAGAACCCCCAAGCTATCGCCCAACTCCAGTCGATTAAACCCAGCACCCAAATATTCTTTTGGACCTACGATGTAACCATAGCCCGGGAGGAAATGAAGCAATATTTCGACGAAGTCATGGTTCAAATGGACTACATCGACGTGCTCATATACGGGGCCACCTTGTGCGATGAAAACAATATTGCTGCCACCATCAACACGAATTTGACCGGAATGATGAACACTGTGGCCACCGTCCTGCCCTATATGGACCGGAAAATGGGTGGATCGGGGGGGCTGATTGTGAATGTTACCTCTGTCATTGGGTTGGACCCGTCGCCAGTGTTTTGCGCCTACAGTGCCTCGAAATTCGGAGTGATTGGCTTCACCAGAAGTTTGGCG GACCCGCTCTACTATTCCCAGAACGGAGTGGCAGTTATGGCGGTTTGCTGTGGACCCACAACGGTTTTTGTGGACAGGGAGTTGAAGGCGTTTCTGGAGTACGGCCAGTCCTTTGCCGACCGCCTGCGCCACGCCCCCTGCCAGTCGACTGCCGTCTGTGGCCAGAACATCGTCAATGCCATACAGCGGGGGGAGAACGGACAGATTTGGATTGCCGATAAGGGCGGCCTCGAGCTGGTCAAGTTGCATTGGTACTGGCACATGGCCGATCAGTTCCTGCACTACATGCAGAGCAAAGACGACGACGACCAGAATTAA